The Sesamum indicum cultivar Zhongzhi No. 13 linkage group LG6, S_indicum_v1.0, whole genome shotgun sequence genome has a segment encoding these proteins:
- the LOC105163556 gene encoding serine/threonine-protein kinase UCNL-like, with product MDRDSHNTPPPELHIDNLRAIKVLGKGATGTVFLVYDNSRHQPFALKVVEKSSSLHHHADRRARHEISVLSRLSAAASHPFLPHLIGSSETQEFIYWAIPFCPGGDLNVLRYRQNDHVFSPAVIRFYLAEIICALQHLHERGIVYRDLKPENILVQQSGHVTLTDFDLSRDLVPRKSGYPNFHSDPEEEKPVKHPPMNRKITRFVVPKRGGGNHAFHNKKGLKKAKSARVSPVSRRNPNDFSTNERSNSFVGTEEYVAPEVIRGDGHEFAVDWWALGVLCYEMLYGTTPFKGKNRKETFRKILLAEPEFIGKPNALTDLIGKLLDKDPTRRLGYRRGASEIKEHEFFRGLRWDLLTEVLRPPFLPSRDDIEITEGGIDIREYFQKLKLPASPLWSPSLDECRNNVSLPEF from the exons ATGGATAGGGATAGCCATAATACTCCGCCGCCGGAGCTCCATATAGACAACCTCCGTGCCATCAAAGTACTCGGCAAAGGTGCCACCGGAACAGTATTCCTCGTCTACGACAACTCCCGCCACCAACCCTTCGCCCTCAAGGTGGTGGAGAAGTCATCATCCCTCCATCACCACGCCGACCGCCGAGCCCGCCACGAAAT CTCCGTCCTCAGCCGTCTCTCCGCTGCCGCCTCTCACCCCTTTCTGCCCCACCTCATTGGATCCTCGGAGACTCAAGAGTTCATTTACTGGGCCATCCCCTTCTGCCCAGGCGGTGACCTCAACGTGCTCCGCTACCGCCAAAACGACCACGTTTTCTCTCCGGCAGTCATTCGCTTCTACTTGGCTGAAATCATCTGCGCTCTCCAACACCTCCATGAGCGAGGCATTGTTTACAGAGACCTCAAGCCGGAAAACATCCTCGTGCAACAGTCTGGTCATGTGACGCTGACGGACTTCGACTTGTCACGTGACTTGGTCCCGAGAAAATCCGGTTATCCGAACTTTCATTCCGATCCTGAGGAAGAAAAGCCGGTGAAGCATCCGCCGATGAATAGAAAGATCACGCGCTTCGTAGTTCCAAAAAGAGGAGGAGGAAACCACGCTTTCCACAACAAGAAGGGGTTGAAGAAAGCAAAAAGCGCACGTGTTTCTCCCGTTAGCCGGAGAAATCCCAACGATTTTTCAACAAACGAGCGCTCGAATTCTTTCGTGGGCACTGAGGAATACGTGGCTCCGGAGGTTATACGAGGTGATGGTCATGAATTCGCCGTCGACTGGTGGGCTCTAGGAGTTCTATGCTACGAAATGCTGTACGGGACGACACCGTTTAAGGGGAAGAATCGGAAGGAGACGTTCAGGAAAATACTATTGGCGGAGCCAGAATTCATCGGAAAACCCAATGCACTAACAGACTTGATAGGGAAGTTGCTGGACAAGGACCCAACGCGCCGCCTGGGGTACCGCAGGGGCGCGTCCGAGATTAAGGAGCACGAGTTCTTCCGGGGGTTGAGGTGGGATTTGCTGACGGAAGTTTTACGGCCGCCGTTCTTGCCGTCAAGGGACGACATCGAGATTACGGAGGGTGGGATTGATATACGGGAGTACTTTCAGAAGCTAAAGCTGCCGGCTTCGCCGCTGTGGTCGCCGTCGCTTGATGAATGTCGAAATAACGTCTCATTACCGGAGTTCTGA